Proteins from a single region of Chryseobacterium scophthalmum:
- a CDS encoding alpha/beta hydrolase family protein, with the protein MKIYVISGLGADFKVLERLQFPKEHEVVFIDWLIPENDESFSSYVARMGDKIDTSEPFYLLGYSFGGIMVQEINILKAAEKVVILGSIKSDKEKSRLIKMGELTKIPKYLPVNLFNPKTLETYSVFRKFFDPKNPKVNQYFRVTDPYYLKWSIQRISEWKFEQKNNVIQIMGDRDIVFPLKNSKPDYVIKGGTHLFPATKYKEVSLLLNKIFI; encoded by the coding sequence GTGAAAATATATGTAATAAGTGGTCTTGGCGCCGATTTTAAAGTTTTGGAACGTTTGCAGTTTCCAAAAGAGCATGAAGTGGTTTTTATCGATTGGCTGATTCCTGAAAATGATGAATCTTTTAGTTCTTATGTTGCAAGAATGGGTGATAAGATCGATACTTCCGAACCTTTTTATCTTTTGGGATATTCTTTTGGCGGAATCATGGTTCAGGAAATTAATATTTTAAAAGCTGCAGAAAAAGTGGTGATCTTAGGAAGTATTAAATCTGATAAGGAAAAATCGAGGTTGATAAAAATGGGGGAGCTTACGAAAATCCCTAAATATCTTCCTGTGAATCTTTTCAATCCCAAGACTTTAGAAACTTATTCTGTTTTCAGAAAGTTCTTTGATCCTAAAAATCCTAAGGTTAATCAGTATTTTAGAGTTACCGATCCGTATTATCTGAAATGGTCTATTCAACGTATTTCAGAATGGAAATTTGAGCAGAAAAATAATGTCATTCAAATTATGGGCGATCGTGATATTGTTTTTCCACTAAAAAACTCAAAACCAGATTATGTTATTAAAGGGGGAACTCATCTTTTTCCGGCAACGAAATACAAAGAAGTTTCATTGCTTTTGAATAAAATTTTCATTTAA